Below is a genomic region from Kribbella qitaiheensis.
GAACTCCGCCAAATGGTCAACGCCGGCGCGAAGTAGCCCCGTCCCGGTGCGGGAGCCACCTCCCGCACCGGCTGCGCAGTATCACATTGGCACAGACCACAATCCGCCCGCGGTCAGCAGCAACCGCTCCCGCAGGTGCAGCAGCAGGCCGCGGCAGCAGCTGTCGATCCGGCGGAGGCCGACGTCAGAACCGCGGCAGCTGCTGTGGTGTTTTCGACGATGCGGACCACTAGGGATTTCGATGGGATGTTGCGCCAGTCTCGGACGGACAGCATGTACATGCCGGGCGGGACGAGTCCTCTGTTGGCGTCGATCTTCAGGGTCTTCTTGTTCCAGTCGGTGGTGGCTGTCACGGGTACGTCGACAGCGCGCTGGTTCGGATCTGATGAGTGGGTCACGGACGTGAGTCGCTGCAGCATGGCGCCGTTCACCGTGGCCGGGCCGCTGAAGCTGACCGAATAGGTGCCGCCGAGCTTCAGGGTCGGGGCGAGGCCGGTGATGGTTGGGCGGGTGACTCCTGCCTGCATGTACCAGGGCTTGTAGACCTCGAGTCGTGACTCGACCGATCCCTGCATGGCGGTCGTGCCCATGGTGACGACCGAACCGTCGAGCAGCAGCATGCACGAGCTGTGGTACATCCGCGGCACCGTCGGACTGGCAACCTGTTGCCAGGCTGTCGCGCCGGCGGGGAGGCGGGCGGCCCGGAGTACGGGCCTGGTGTTGTGATCGGCGCCTCCGGCAACGAAGGCGGACTTGTCGGGCAGGACGGTCGCGCAACTGTGCATCGACGCGAAACCGACGTACGGGCCTTCGGTGAATTTTTGGGTCGCCGCGTTCAGATCGACGGTCGCCGTCGTGCCGGTGAGGCCCGTCTGACAGCCGCCGCCGATGACCATGAACTTCTGGGCCTGCGCCGGGTAGAGCAGCAGGGTGCTCGCCTGGTCGCGGCAGTCGGGGTAGAGAAGACCGGGGATCGGGTACCAGGCGTTGTTCGTCCAGTTCCAGCAGCCCGGTGAGGCTCCTGCCTTGCCGCCCATGTTGGTGCCGGAGTAGCAGAGTGTCCCGTTCTTGCGGAGCACCATTCCGGCGTACAGGGGGAAGATCCGGGTGCCTGGCAGTTTGGTCCACTTGCCCGTGGCGGGGTCGTAGGTCTCGTTGGTGGTGGTCACCTTGCCGGCGGCGTCGAGGCCGCTGACCACGACGGGGTTGCCGACGGCGTTGACCGGGCCGTTCGGGTACCAGCGGGCGATGTTCATCAGGCCCGTCGGCGTGAACTTCTCGGTGGTGTCGTCGAACGCGTAGGCCTCGCGGACTCCTGTGTAGTACAGGTCGCTCGTCGCGTAGTGACCGGTGCCGCCGAAGAACAGCACGCGACCGTCGGGGAGATGCGAATGGCCGGAACAGAAGAGATCCACTCCCGCCGGCATCGGGATCTCACGGGGACAGGTCGCGGGGTTGGTCGGGTCCCAGATCCAGGTCTTGAAGACTTTCTGGTCGAAGAAGGACTTGTTGTACCCCGAGCCGGCGGTCATCAGCACCTTGCCGGATTTCGTCAGACTCGCGTGGATCGGATTGATCTTGTATCCGTCGACGGTGCAGTCACCGACCACCGACCAGGATCCGACTTCCGCGGCGGTCACTCCGGCAGCCTGCTTCGGTGCGTACACGGGCTGTTTCTCCGCGGCCGTGTAGACGTGGTCCGGTGAATAGGCGCCATTCGGATCGGTCAGCATCCGGCTGATACAGGCACCGAGTTGCTCGGCCGGAACCGTGTTGCAGGTAACGCCGTTCGGCGTTGCCGCGGCCGCTGCCAGGATTGGCGCGACGATGGGTTGTGCCGAGTTGGCCGTCGAGGCATTGAGTACTGAAATGAAGACGGTGAACACCGCACCGAGTGCGATCGCCGACCGAATTTTAGGCGCGCGAAAACCATTACCTTTATTCATTTGTGAACCCCC
It encodes:
- a CDS encoding galactose oxidase early set domain-containing protein produces the protein MFTVFISVLNASTANSAQPIVAPILAAAAATPNGVTCNTVPAEQLGACISRMLTDPNGAYSPDHVYTAAEKQPVYAPKQAAGVTAAEVGSWSVVGDCTVDGYKINPIHASLTKSGKVLMTAGSGYNKSFFDQKVFKTWIWDPTNPATCPREIPMPAGVDLFCSGHSHLPDGRVLFFGGTGHYATSDLYYTGVREAYAFDDTTEKFTPTGLMNIARWYPNGPVNAVGNPVVVSGLDAAGKVTTTNETYDPATGKWTKLPGTRIFPLYAGMVLRKNGTLCYSGTNMGGKAGASPGCWNWTNNAWYPIPGLLYPDCRDQASTLLLYPAQAQKFMVIGGGCQTGLTGTTATVDLNAATQKFTEGPYVGFASMHSCATVLPDKSAFVAGGADHNTRPVLRAARLPAGATAWQQVASPTVPRMYHSSCMLLLDGSVVTMGTTAMQGSVESRLEVYKPWYMQAGVTRPTITGLAPTLKLGGTYSVSFSGPATVNGAMLQRLTSVTHSSDPNQRAVDVPVTATTDWNKKTLKIDANRGLVPPGMYMLSVRDWRNIPSKSLVVRIVENTTAAAAVLTSASAGSTAAAAACCCTCGSGCC